One Malus domestica chromosome 11, GDT2T_hap1 genomic region harbors:
- the LOC103428777 gene encoding L-type lectin-domain containing receptor kinase IX.1-like translates to MSIFQSLSLKTKMDHKSSPIITPIHSPNHLLFVIVLLLLFHYATPLTYNFSSFPNSTINSSISLEGDAYTDGQFIQLAKIYETAALRKNGSVGRVTYREPFLLRENATGKLGDFTTHFTFEMDPLNNKYADGLAFFVAPNGSLLNYTLGRGGSLGLPVEHLNSTQSRSQYPFVAVEFDIYWNARSNIGDPEGDHVGIDINSVKSYITTKPWNGSILDGKQNGAWISYNSGSKNLSVAFTSYVNGSQLTTYLDYIVNLEQYLPDWVIVGFSAASGARTTQFMIKSWSFNSTLVPPPRSSSGSNNIALAVGLGLGGFIALVSFVLCILWKKRARGKTNTNEDPTIHELIDGEFGKGTSPRMFSYKELALATSNFAEVEKLGEGGFGGVYRGYIKDLKSYVAVKKISSKSKQGLKEFASEVRIISQLRHRNLVQLIGWCHKKKLLLVYEFMPNGSLDSHLFAEKCLLLWGLRYKIAQGLASGLLYLHQEWEQCVLHRDIKSSNVMLDSNFNAKLGDFGLARLVDHGKQSQTTIVAGTRGYMALEYVITGKASKESDVYSFGIVALEIACGRKPIDLGLESSQVEMVEWVWELYGEGKVIEAADPKLHGDFDEKEMECLLIVGLWCAHPDYHFRPSIQRAIQVLNFEVPLPILPTNMPVATYLAPPVVLSMLSGDTSTTTSYEKGQTSHRSSGSAFSYRTGS, encoded by the coding sequence ATGTCAATTTtccagtctctctctctcaaaacaaAAATGGATCACAAAAGCTCTCCAATCATCACACCAATTCACTCACCAAACCATCTTCTATTCGTCATTGTCTTGCTTCTTTTATTCCATTATGCAACTCCATTAACCTACAATTTCTCCAGCTTTCCCAACAGCACTATCAACAGTTCGATATCTCTAGAGGGAGATGCTTATACTGACGGCCAATTCATCCAACTCGCCAAAATCTATGAAACAGCCGCACTTAGAAAGAACGGGAGCGTCGGTCGAGTAACTTACCGCGAACCCTTCCTCCTCCGTGAAAACGCCACTGGAAAACTTGGCGATTTCACCACACATTTCACGTTTGAAATGGACCCGCTAAACAATAAATATGCCGACGGGCTCGCCTTCTTCGTGGCGCCAAACGGTTCCTTGCTCAACTACACACTAGGAAGAGGCGGCAGCCTCGGCCTCCCCGTGGAGCACCTAAACTCAACTCAGTCAAGGAGTCAGTATCCCTTTGTTGCGGTGGAGTTTGATATCTACTGGAATGCGAGGTCAAACATCGGTGACCCGGAAGGCGATCATGTGGGAATCGACATCAACTCTGTCAAGTCTTATATCACCACCAAGCCTTGGAATGGAAGTATTTTGGATGGGAAGCAAAATGGTGCTTGGATTAGTTATAATTCCGGCTCAAAAAATCTTAGTGTTGCTTTCACTAGTTATGTAAATGGTAGCCAGTTGACGACTTATCTTGATTACATAGTTAATCTGGAACAATACTTACCGGATTGGGTCATTGTTGGGTTCTCCGCTGCCTCCGGTGCTCGGACAACTCAATTCATGATCAAATCATGGAGTTTCAATTCTACACTAGTTCCTCCGCCAAGATCCAGCTCAGGAAGTAACAATATAGCACTGGCTGTTGGGTTGGGCCTCGGTGGATTTATTGCGTTGgtaagttttgttttgtgtatCTTGTGGAAGAAAAGGGCACGAGGAAAAACTAATACCAATGAAGACCCTACAATTCATGAGTTGATTGATGGCGAATTTGGAAAAGGGACCAGCCCAAGGATGTTTTCATACAAAGAGTTGGCTTTAGCAACAAGTAATTTTGCAGAGGTAGAAAAGCTTGGAGAGGGAGGATTTGGTGGGGTTTATCGAGGATATATAAAAGACTTGAAGTCATATGTTGCTGTCAAGAAGATATCAAGCAAATCTAAACAAGGGTTGAAGGAGTTTGCATCTGAAGTAAGGATCATTAGTCAACTTAGGCATCGAAATCTTGTGCAACTCATTGGTTGGTGCCACAAAAAGAAACTCCTACTCGTGTATGAGTTTATGCCCAATGGCAGCCTTGATTCTCATCTTTTCGCTGAAAAATGCTTATTACTTTGGGGGTTAAGATACAAAATTGCTCAAGGCTTGGCCTCTGGGTTGCTCTATCTACACCAAGAGTGGGAGCAATGCGTGCTACACAGGGATATCAAATCTAGCAATGTTATGTTGGATTCAAATTTCAATGCTAAACTTGGTGATTTTGGGCTAGCTCGACTTGTTGATCATGGAAAACAATCTCAAACAACAATAGTGGCTGGAACAAGGGGCTACATGGCTTTGGAATATGTTATCACAGGAAAGGCTAGCAAGGAATCAGATGTCTACAGCTTCGGAATTGTTGCTTTGGAAATAGCATGTGGGAGAAAACCCATCGATCTCGGTTTAGAGAGTAGCCAAGTTGAAATGGTGGAATGGGTTTGGGAGCTTTACGGAGAAGGGAAAGTCATTGAAGCAGCTGACCCGAAACTGCACGGAGATTTTGATGAAAAAGAGATGGAGTGTTTGTTGATTGTCGGGTTGTGGTGTGCTCATCCGGACTATCACTTTAGGCCTTCCATACAACGAGCGATTCAAGTgcttaactttgaagttccGTTGCCCATTCTCCCAACAAACATGCCTGTAGCCACATATTTAGCTCCTCCAGTAGTACTCTCAATGTTGTCTGGTGATACTAGTACTACTACAAGCTATGAAAAAGGGCAAACGTCTCATCGGTCATCTGGGAGTGCGTTTTCTTATAGAACTGGTTCGTGA
- the LOC103448847 gene encoding L-type lectin-domain containing receptor kinase IX.1-like: protein MVAMIIASTLRSPKLHFLLVLFLLLTPPITPLNFSFSSFSGADFATILPEGDAYLDPQFLRLTKSAVDQEKSGSVGRATFRQPFLLRENATGKLADFTTNFIFAIDSNHSVNYGDGLAFFIAPNGSFLNATLGKGSSLGLPFDSTPSNDTSIVRNQYPFVAVEFDIFPNGKQPAFDDPNFPHVGIDVNSLNSSITSCWDGGIMVGKPNSATVTYNSTTKNLSLAVTSFDYNYIELEMKHIYYIIDLNDYLPDWVVVGFSASTGSSVSLQKIISWNFTSTSLVDHEVDAAPPPAVVAVPASNPMAGSAYRSKRIGLVIGLGVGGCAVVVGGLGLVLFILWKKRETGESSDEDPVVHELVDNDFEKGAGPRKFSYRELAQATNNFGEEEMLGEGGFGGVYKGVIPDLKSPVAVKRMSRGSKQGLKEYVSEVKIISRLRHRNLVQLIGWCHERKFLLVYEFMPKGSLDSHLFKEQSVLTWEARYKIAQGLASGLFYLHQQWEQCVLHRDIKSSNIMLDANFSSKLGDFGLARLVDHGQEPQTTALAGTLGYMAPEYVVTGKASKESDVYSFGIVALEICCGRKSIDPKFGSSKVNLVEWVWELYGEERVIEAADPKLCGDFDGQQMECLMIVGLWCAHPDYKMRPSIQQAIQGLNFEAPLPNLPSKMPVATYFAPPRSLSKSGGASGSQGGQTESSG from the coding sequence ATGGTTGCCATGATCATTGCATCCACACTCCGatctccaaagcttcacttccTACTTGTTCTCTTCCTTCTCTTAACCCCTCCTATAACACCATTAAACTTCAGCTTCTCCAGCTTCAGTGGTGCTGACTTCGCCACTATACTTCCAGAGGGCGATGCGTATTTGGACCCCCAATTCCTCCGCCTCACCAAAAGCGCTGTGGACCAAGAAAAGAGCGGCAGTGTCGGCCGAGCCACTTTCCGCCAACCCTTCCTCCTCCGGGAAAACGCGACCGGAAAACTGGCTGATTTCACCACCAATTTTATCTTCGCCATCGACTCCAATCACAGCGTTAACTATGGCGACGGCCTCGCGTTCTTCATAGCCCCAAATGGCTCCTTCCTCAACGCCACACTAGGCAAGGGTAGCAGTCTCGGCCTCCCTTTCGACTCCACACCTTCAAACGACACCAGTATTGTGAGGAATCAGTACCCTTTTGTGGCGGTGGAGTTTGATATCTTCCCAAACGGGAAGCAGCCAGCCTTCGACGACCCCAACTTCCCTCATGTAGGTATCGACGTCAACTCCCTCAACTCTTCTATTACCAGCTGCTGGGATGGCGGTATAATGGTTGGCAAACCAAATAGTGCTACCGTTACTTATAATTCCACTACAAAAAATCTTAGTCTAGCCGTCACTAGTTTTGATTACAATTATATCGAACTAGAGATGAAACATATTTACTATATTATTGATCTGAATGATTATCTGCCTGATTGGGTCGTTGTGGGGTTCTCTGCTTCAACGGGTAGCTCTGTTTCTCTTCAGAAGATCATCTCATGGAATTTCACTTCCACTTCACTCGTTGATCACGAGGTTGATGCTGCACCACCACCGGCGGTGGTTGCAGTTCCTGCATCAAACCCCATGGCTGGTTCTGCTTATCGAAGTAAGCGCATAGGACTAGTAATTGGGTTGGGAGTTGGAGGATGTGCTGTCGTGGTTGGTGGGTTGGGTTTGGTTTTGTTCATTTTGTGGAAGAAGAGGGAAACAGGAGAAAGTAGTGATGAAGATCCCGTGGTTCATGAATTGGTTGACAACGACTTTGAAAAGGGGGCTGGTCCCAGGAAGTTTTCGTATAGGGAATTGGCTCAGGCGACGAATAACTTTGGTGAGGAAGAAATGCTTGGAGAGGGAGGATTTGGTGGGGTTTACAAGGGCGTTATACCAGACTTGAAGTCACCCGTTGCTGTTAAGAGGATGTCGAGGGGTTCTAAACAAGGACTGAAGGAGTATGTCTCGGAAGTGAAGATCATTAGTCGACTTAGGCATCGCAATCTTGTTCAACTGATTGGTTGGTGCCACGAAAGAAAATTTCTACTTGTGTATGAGTTcatgcccaaaggcagcttagACTCTCATTTGTTCAAAGAGCAAAGCGTGTTAACTTGGGAGGCAAGATACAAAATTGCTCAAGGCTTGGCCTCCGGATTGTTCTACCTACACCAACAATGGGAGCAATGTGTGCTACATAGGGATATCAAGTCCAGCAATATTATGTTGGATGCGAACTTCAGTTCGAAGCTTGGGGATTTTGGGTTAGCAAGGCTTGTGGACCACGGACAAGAGCCGCAAACGACGGCATTGGCTGGAACCTTGGGTTACATGGCTCCCGAATATGTTGTCACAGGAAAGGCTAGCAAGGAATCAGATGTCTACAGCTTTGGAATTGTTGCTTTGGAGATTTGTTGCGGGAGAAAATCTATCGATCCAAAGTTTGGAAGTAGTAAGGTCAATCTGGTTGAGTGGGTTTGGGAGCTTTATGGAGAGGAGAGAGTTATTGAAGCAGCTGACCCAAAATTATGTGGAGATTTTGATGGGCAACAAATGGAGTGCCTGATGATTGTTGGCTTGTGGTGTGCTCATCCGGACTACAAGATGAGGCCTTCAATACAACAAGCCATTCAAGGGCTCAACTTTGAGGCTCCATTGCCGAATCTCCCATCAAAGATGCCGGTGGCCACCTATTTTGCTCCTCCGAGATCGCTCTCAAAGTCGGGTGGTGCTTCTGGTTCTCAAGGAGGGCAAACTGAATCTTCAGGCTAA